Proteins encoded by one window of Thalassoroseus pseudoceratinae:
- the rpsU gene encoding 30S ribosomal protein S21, translating to MVKLRLRENESVQDAVKRFRKLVEHAGVKKEMRRREYYEKPSDQKRRARRRAERRARINRLQGIS from the coding sequence GTGGTTAAGTTGCGTCTACGTGAGAATGAGTCGGTTCAAGACGCCGTGAAACGATTCCGGAAGCTTGTTGAGCACGCTGGAGTCAAAAAAGAAATGCGTCGACGTGAATACTACGAGAAGCCGAGCGATCAAAAACGCCGCGCTCGCCGCCGAGCCGAACGGCGTGCTCGTATCAACCGCTTGCAAGGTATTTCCTAA
- a CDS encoding HisA/HisF-related TIM barrel protein: MQILPVLDLLRGQVVRGIAGQRQEYRPIRSQLTNSSVPIDVAKAFRDTFGLNRLYVADLDAIEGHSPQISIWSELAANGFDVEIDAGLRSVDDLNTAMESGADSVILGSESLPSADLLADSLDVLKAERLVFSLDLIAGEPRTVVDDWAGLSPIEIVDCVVSMGVVRLIVLDVRRVGMGSGTGTDTLCQSIRKRFPRIELTTGGGVKSNADIRQQAAIGIDRLLVASALHDGSFTKGEEFGSRSGNWENPGAY; this comes from the coding sequence ATGCAAATACTGCCGGTTCTCGATCTGCTTCGTGGTCAAGTTGTGCGGGGGATCGCCGGACAACGGCAGGAATACCGGCCGATCCGAAGCCAACTTACCAACTCATCCGTTCCAATCGACGTTGCGAAGGCGTTTCGCGATACCTTCGGGCTAAACCGATTGTACGTTGCTGACCTGGATGCAATCGAGGGTCATTCGCCCCAGATTTCGATTTGGAGCGAGTTGGCCGCAAATGGATTTGACGTGGAGATCGATGCCGGTCTGCGATCGGTTGACGATCTCAACACAGCGATGGAGTCTGGAGCAGATTCGGTGATTTTAGGTAGCGAGTCACTGCCATCGGCGGATCTTCTTGCGGACTCGCTCGACGTTCTGAAGGCCGAGCGACTTGTCTTTAGTTTGGATTTGATCGCTGGTGAACCCCGGACCGTCGTAGACGACTGGGCGGGACTTTCGCCAATCGAGATCGTGGACTGCGTGGTTTCGATGGGCGTGGTCCGGTTGATCGTCCTTGATGTGCGTCGAGTGGGGATGGGGAGCGGAACCGGGACCGATACGCTCTGCCAATCAATTCGTAAACGTTTCCCTCGTATCGAGTTAACCACCGGTGGCGGCGTTAAAAGCAATGCAGACATCCGTCAGCAAGCGGCGATCGGAATCGATCGGTTACTGGTCGCATCAGCCTTGCACGACGGAAGTTTTACCAAGGGGGAAGAATTTGGTTCTCGGAGCGGAAATTGGGAGAATCCCGGTGCCTACTGA
- a CDS encoding YbeD family protein, producing MFDQSMIELLQERHDFPCAFTFKAIGRSDAAFTARVLSAVRQHLDAEEDPPHSLRETSGGRHVAITVEPVVESATQVLSIHQAIAEIDGLVVQL from the coding sequence GTGTTTGATCAATCAATGATCGAGTTGCTGCAAGAGCGGCACGATTTCCCCTGCGCGTTTACTTTCAAAGCGATTGGACGGTCAGATGCTGCATTCACAGCGAGGGTATTGTCGGCGGTTCGGCAGCATCTCGATGCCGAAGAAGACCCGCCTCACTCGTTGCGAGAAACTTCGGGTGGTCGACATGTCGCAATCACAGTGGAACCGGTGGTCGAATCGGCGACCCAAGTGCTTTCCATTCATCAGGCAATTGCGGAAATTGACGGTTTGGTTGTTCAATTGTGA
- a CDS encoding alpha/beta hydrolase, protein MDDSNQTHDSGSDSPTDPKPIWRRVMYFALSRGAVIYLGVCLVVFLIQRQMIFHPSRVDRITAKDAQIDPEFVEDIEVATSDGLMIRGWYFKAVVKKTSSEAADESPNRVIIFFHGNAGDRRHRLSDVRNFREHGLDVLLIDYRGYGDNPGQPTAEGLAMDAKAAWKYLTDTREMPPDRILIFGESLGTGVATRLAAECCQDNQEPGGLILRSAFSSIADAAGERFPWLPVRMLLRDRFPSDTYIADVTCPIFMIHGDQDRTISYRLGQKLFAAAPEQSTSGFKKRFLTLEGVGHNDILSAAGRKHIDALNGFLDDLP, encoded by the coding sequence ATGGATGATTCGAATCAGACGCACGATTCAGGATCGGATTCACCGACAGATCCGAAACCCATTTGGCGACGAGTGATGTATTTTGCCCTGTCCCGCGGGGCCGTGATCTATCTCGGAGTTTGTCTTGTCGTCTTTCTGATTCAACGACAAATGATCTTTCACCCCAGCCGCGTCGATCGCATAACAGCGAAAGATGCTCAAATTGACCCGGAGTTTGTTGAGGACATCGAGGTTGCCACATCCGATGGTTTGATGATTCGCGGTTGGTATTTCAAGGCTGTGGTCAAAAAGACGAGTTCCGAAGCCGCTGACGAATCGCCGAATCGTGTCATCATTTTCTTTCACGGCAACGCAGGCGATCGGCGGCATCGGCTGAGCGATGTCCGCAATTTTCGGGAACATGGTTTGGATGTCCTACTCATCGACTACCGTGGCTACGGTGACAATCCTGGACAACCGACGGCCGAAGGCTTGGCGATGGACGCCAAGGCGGCGTGGAAATATCTCACGGACACACGGGAAATGCCACCTGATCGAATTTTGATCTTTGGTGAGTCACTGGGAACCGGAGTCGCCACTCGACTGGCAGCCGAGTGTTGTCAAGACAATCAAGAACCCGGGGGCCTCATCCTGCGGAGTGCGTTTTCGTCAATCGCAGATGCAGCCGGCGAACGTTTTCCCTGGCTGCCAGTGAGAATGCTCCTCAGAGACCGATTTCCGTCCGACACCTATATTGCAGACGTCACGTGTCCAATCTTCATGATCCACGGTGATCAAGACCGAACGATTTCCTATCGGCTCGGGCAGAAACTTTTTGCCGCCGCGCCTGAGCAATCGACCTCGGGATTCAAAAAACGATTCTTGACACTCGAGGGCGTCGGACACAATGACATTCTGTCGGCAGCCGGGCGAAAACACATCGACGCACTCAACGGCTTCCTGGACGATCTGCCTTGA
- a CDS encoding putative bifunctional diguanylate cyclase/phosphodiesterase — translation MPDCQGNLIFVDCSRQRVEFIDSLATTKIRVTTVPDGTDIERRIARHHTDAVILDHQQLADDTLDVIHLIRRSRNVAELSVIVITENTQPETQVSLFDAGANDVIVLPVATSVFVSRVRQQLNCVKHANSIKVSEARYALANFGSNDGLWDWNLQSNTVYFFPRWKEMLGYSGDEIGDSPQEWFSRIHPEDLPYVQDALSRHLAGEMQRFECEHRISHQDDVYHWMLARGVAVHDEAGSPVRIAGSLTDITRGKAADPVTGLPNRILFTDRLETAWKASKEDGGKQFAILFLDLDRFKFVNDSLGHHAGDELLVAVANRLEMALRAFSRKSGANCGVRSMLARFGGDEFVILLSDIQDTNIPAQVADTVLEKLAKPVWLEGHEVEISASVGVSLGSERTKCLESLLRDADSAMYHAKSLGKGRSCIFHPSMRTHSRERFALEVDLRKVVERGEYELQYQPIVDMETGAILGFEALARWSHPVHGMISPNDFIPVAEETGSIVKLGLWTLNEACRQLATWRREFPEMTDLFMAVNVSSLQFADPALVRIVLDSLEEHSLECHDLKLEITESTIMLNPDVAAQSLMILYWAGVRVCIDDFGTGHSSLSYLQRFPINTVKIDRSFVRRMTQSKQAIEIVKSIIDLAHNLDMDVTAEGIEFVEQHEILRELGCELGQGFYYSRPRSVELVADLLQKKTLLQDPLQIPLTLPVEEIEALRESQQIASNAVCD, via the coding sequence ATGCCGGATTGCCAAGGAAACCTAATCTTTGTCGATTGCTCTCGACAGCGAGTCGAGTTCATCGATTCCTTGGCCACCACGAAGATCCGTGTCACGACCGTTCCCGATGGAACTGACATCGAACGCCGGATCGCCCGTCACCATACAGACGCTGTCATTCTCGACCATCAGCAACTTGCGGACGACACGCTGGATGTCATCCACCTCATCCGACGGAGCCGCAACGTCGCTGAGCTATCAGTGATTGTGATCACGGAGAATACGCAGCCGGAAACTCAAGTTAGCCTGTTTGATGCCGGCGCCAATGACGTTATTGTTCTGCCAGTGGCGACTTCGGTTTTCGTGTCGCGTGTGCGTCAACAGCTGAACTGTGTGAAACACGCGAACTCCATCAAGGTGAGTGAAGCCCGGTATGCGTTGGCCAACTTCGGTTCCAACGATGGTTTGTGGGACTGGAATCTGCAGTCGAATACCGTCTATTTCTTCCCGCGTTGGAAAGAAATGCTGGGTTATAGCGGCGACGAAATCGGCGATTCGCCTCAAGAGTGGTTTTCCAGGATTCATCCGGAAGACCTGCCATACGTGCAAGATGCGTTGTCCCGCCATCTTGCGGGAGAGATGCAGCGTTTTGAATGTGAGCATCGGATCTCGCATCAGGACGATGTTTACCACTGGATGCTCGCACGCGGGGTCGCCGTACATGACGAAGCGGGATCGCCCGTCCGCATTGCCGGTTCGCTAACAGACATCACCCGTGGGAAAGCCGCTGATCCAGTCACCGGCTTGCCGAACCGAATTCTCTTCACCGATCGGTTGGAAACAGCCTGGAAGGCATCCAAAGAAGACGGCGGCAAGCAGTTCGCGATTCTCTTTCTTGACCTGGATCGCTTCAAATTCGTGAACGATAGTCTTGGGCACCATGCGGGCGATGAATTGCTGGTTGCGGTTGCGAATCGTCTTGAGATGGCGTTGCGGGCATTTTCGCGGAAAAGCGGTGCAAATTGCGGTGTTCGCTCGATGTTAGCCCGTTTTGGTGGTGATGAGTTTGTGATCCTACTGAGCGACATCCAAGATACGAACATTCCAGCCCAAGTCGCTGATACGGTTCTTGAAAAGCTGGCCAAACCGGTTTGGTTAGAGGGTCACGAGGTAGAAATCTCGGCGAGTGTCGGAGTGTCTTTGGGAAGCGAACGCACCAAATGTCTCGAATCGCTTCTTCGCGATGCCGACTCCGCCATGTACCATGCGAAATCACTTGGGAAAGGACGCAGTTGCATTTTCCATCCATCGATGCGAACTCATTCCCGCGAGCGATTTGCGTTGGAAGTGGATCTTCGGAAAGTGGTCGAGCGGGGAGAGTACGAGCTTCAGTATCAACCGATTGTCGACATGGAGACGGGGGCCATACTTGGCTTCGAAGCCCTGGCACGTTGGTCGCACCCCGTCCATGGGATGATCTCACCCAATGACTTCATTCCGGTCGCCGAGGAAACGGGATCTATCGTCAAACTGGGTTTGTGGACGCTCAACGAGGCATGTCGCCAATTGGCGACATGGCGTCGCGAGTTCCCGGAGATGACAGACTTGTTCATGGCGGTCAATGTCTCGAGTCTCCAATTTGCCGACCCGGCGTTGGTTCGGATTGTTCTGGATAGCCTCGAGGAGCACTCGCTGGAATGTCATGATTTGAAGCTCGAAATTACGGAATCAACAATCATGTTGAATCCGGATGTCGCCGCTCAATCACTGATGATTCTGTACTGGGCTGGTGTGCGAGTTTGCATTGACGACTTTGGCACCGGACACTCGTCACTCAGTTATCTGCAACGATTCCCAATCAACACGGTGAAGATCGACCGCTCATTCGTACGGCGAATGACACAATCGAAGCAAGCGATCGAGATTGTGAAATCGATCATCGACTTGGCGCACAATTTGGATATGGATGTGACCGCCGAGGGGATCGAATTCGTGGAGCAGCACGAAATCCTCCGGGAACTGGGCTGCGAGCTCGGGCAAGGTTTCTACTATTCGCGTCCCCGCTCGGTGGAATTGGTTGCTGATTTGTTGCAGAAGAAAACGCTGCTTCAAGATCCGCTACAGATACCGCTAACGTTGCCGGTCGAGGAAATTGAAGCCCTGAGAGAATCTCAACAGATTGCTAGCAACGCTGTCTGCGACTGA
- a CDS encoding ABC transporter permease: MLASLRINWFILRTCIEERLVYRGDFVFATLVRFLPIVTQVFLWGAIYQSAPSETLNGYTYGDMVAYYLMAMVGRAFSSMPGLSSGIAQSVRDGSVKKYLTQPIDMLGYLFWHRIAHKLVYFAMATGPFVFVFWLCRDYLPGWPDGWTIAGWVLSLLMAFLVGFLLESLIGLVAFWWLEVSSLVFIYMMINYFLSGHMIPLDWLGGFGEWISYLPFKYLAYVPATILLGRYSHAELAQELAIEFAWIIVLLIANRIAFNRGVRRYGAFGG; the protein is encoded by the coding sequence ATGCTCGCAAGTTTACGAATCAATTGGTTTATCCTGCGAACATGCATCGAAGAGCGACTGGTCTATCGCGGCGACTTCGTGTTTGCGACGCTCGTGCGTTTCCTACCCATCGTCACGCAAGTCTTTCTTTGGGGAGCGATTTACCAGAGTGCTCCTTCCGAAACCCTGAATGGCTACACGTATGGCGATATGGTGGCCTACTATTTGATGGCGATGGTCGGCCGTGCGTTTTCGAGTATGCCCGGTCTTTCCTCGGGGATCGCTCAGTCCGTGCGAGATGGCAGCGTCAAGAAGTACCTGACGCAACCGATCGACATGCTGGGATACCTGTTTTGGCATCGCATTGCCCATAAACTCGTTTACTTTGCGATGGCGACGGGACCATTTGTATTTGTGTTTTGGTTGTGTCGTGATTACCTCCCCGGTTGGCCGGATGGTTGGACAATCGCCGGGTGGGTGCTTTCCTTGCTGATGGCATTCTTAGTCGGATTTCTGCTGGAATCACTGATCGGACTCGTCGCGTTTTGGTGGCTGGAGGTCAGTTCGCTGGTCTTCATCTACATGATGATCAACTACTTTCTGTCCGGTCACATGATCCCGCTCGACTGGCTGGGCGGGTTCGGCGAGTGGATCAGCTATTTGCCATTCAAGTATTTGGCCTACGTGCCCGCGACAATTTTGCTCGGCCGATACTCTCACGCGGAATTGGCTCAAGAATTGGCCATCGAGTTTGCGTGGATCATTGTGCTGCTAATCGCCAACCGGATAGCGTTCAATCGCGGAGTCCGACGTTACGGTGCTTTCGGCGGCTGA
- a CDS encoding DUF4339 domain-containing protein encodes MADVWHYLLDDEAEGPVSRDQLRELADAGVITPEDLVWRKGTEDWIPARKVRGLFQPQSSHRDRSKKKRRPSETEPATGTPSTTDSAETPSHGEMNSADQHADHSQSQPAGVPLPILLIGLHAGVTAAVTLLQSSQTSSTADLGSQLGSVTGMLGGLFGNAMSEAGLPSPGTSTPQIATSLSNGVGWFASVLAALTVPLIVFQAAVCYGLFTHQWWARRIALITYVTPILMALVSFVSPMSLGSPAKLTIDALIAAGILYFLTRRSVREYFGDDEVSWSSWASWLKIPERESD; translated from the coding sequence GTGGCTGACGTCTGGCACTATCTACTTGATGACGAAGCTGAAGGGCCGGTGTCTCGTGATCAACTCCGTGAGTTGGCCGACGCGGGCGTGATCACCCCAGAGGACCTGGTCTGGAGAAAAGGAACCGAAGATTGGATTCCCGCCAGAAAGGTTCGCGGACTATTTCAGCCGCAGTCGTCCCATCGCGATCGAAGCAAAAAGAAACGTAGGCCGTCGGAAACCGAACCGGCTACGGGAACTCCGTCAACTACAGATTCCGCGGAAACACCGTCTCACGGGGAGATGAATTCCGCTGATCAGCATGCCGATCACTCGCAATCACAGCCTGCAGGGGTTCCGCTTCCAATTCTGTTGATCGGCTTACACGCCGGGGTCACGGCGGCGGTGACTTTGCTTCAATCGAGTCAAACGAGTTCGACAGCCGATCTTGGGTCCCAATTGGGCTCTGTCACGGGTATGTTGGGCGGGTTGTTTGGCAACGCAATGAGCGAAGCGGGCCTGCCATCCCCAGGGACTTCAACACCGCAAATCGCCACGTCGTTGTCGAATGGAGTCGGCTGGTTCGCCAGCGTTCTTGCAGCGTTGACGGTCCCGCTGATCGTCTTTCAAGCGGCTGTCTGTTACGGTCTATTCACACACCAATGGTGGGCTCGGCGGATTGCTCTAATCACATATGTGACCCCAATCCTCATGGCACTCGTGTCGTTTGTGAGTCCCATGAGTTTGGGTTCGCCGGCCAAGCTAACCATTGACGCGTTGATCGCCGCCGGGATTCTCTATTTTCTGACGCGGCGTTCAGTGCGTGAGTATTTTGGTGACGACGAAGTCAGTTGGTCGAGTTGGGCCAGTTGGCTGAAAATTCCCGAAAGAGAATCTGATTGA
- a CDS encoding EAL domain-containing protein, whose product MQSNRLNIANNPFPENSLGVALDSGRSAGSLSDASNGATQPETDTGWSIQGRLHANGPLAELTINASPFRVGRRPENQLYLPDRTVSGNHAVFTMILDDLFVRDLGSTNGTFVNGTRLDERLHKLQDGDNVQFGMVQFRVRHANSRSNGATIEVDANDQALTVLRFGQVLTQRMVVPFFQPLVNLADGSLLGYEALLRCRVEGLESPARLFKAAADVDEEETLSSIAREQSLHFAERFAASNLIFLNTHPVEITSPNLIPSLHHLRDRFPKAEICLEIHEAAVPSLDFLRELSVVLTELDMQLAYDDFGAGQARLVELSELPPDYLKFDIQFVRSLPNASREHRRLVASLVRMAQELGVITIAEGIETAAELEACREVNFEVAQGYFFGRPAPIEHWLASQSASDETVFRR is encoded by the coding sequence ATGCAATCCAATCGTCTCAACATCGCCAACAATCCTTTTCCTGAGAATTCGCTCGGAGTTGCTCTCGACTCTGGAAGATCAGCAGGGAGCCTCTCTGATGCTTCCAACGGGGCTACACAGCCCGAGACTGACACGGGATGGTCGATCCAAGGGCGATTGCATGCCAACGGACCACTCGCAGAGCTGACGATTAACGCGAGTCCGTTTCGCGTTGGCCGACGCCCTGAGAACCAACTCTACCTGCCTGATCGCACGGTTTCCGGGAACCACGCCGTGTTCACGATGATCCTGGATGATCTCTTCGTTCGCGATCTCGGTAGCACCAACGGGACGTTTGTGAACGGCACGCGACTCGATGAGCGTCTCCACAAACTACAGGATGGAGACAACGTTCAATTTGGCATGGTGCAGTTTCGGGTTCGGCATGCCAATTCTCGATCGAATGGCGCAACCATCGAAGTCGACGCGAACGACCAAGCTCTCACGGTGCTTCGATTCGGCCAAGTGTTAACGCAACGGATGGTCGTGCCCTTTTTTCAACCGCTGGTCAACCTTGCCGACGGTAGTCTCCTCGGGTACGAAGCGTTGCTACGATGTCGCGTCGAGGGGTTGGAGTCGCCGGCTCGGCTGTTCAAAGCGGCGGCCGACGTTGACGAAGAAGAGACGTTGAGCAGTATCGCCCGCGAACAGAGTCTCCACTTCGCCGAACGATTTGCCGCCTCGAATCTCATTTTTCTCAACACGCACCCCGTCGAGATTACCAGTCCCAACTTGATCCCATCGCTTCACCATCTCCGAGATCGGTTTCCAAAAGCCGAGATTTGCTTGGAAATCCATGAAGCGGCCGTGCCGTCGTTGGATTTCCTTCGCGAGTTGTCCGTGGTCCTTACAGAGTTAGACATGCAATTGGCCTACGACGACTTCGGGGCGGGACAGGCGCGTTTGGTGGAACTGAGTGAATTGCCGCCCGACTACTTGAAATTCGACATCCAATTTGTGCGAAGTCTGCCCAATGCCAGTCGTGAACATCGGCGACTGGTGGCTTCCCTTGTGCGAATGGCTCAGGAACTGGGCGTTATCACCATCGCAGAAGGTATCGAAACGGCCGCAGAGTTGGAGGCGTGTCGAGAAGTCAACTTTGAAGTGGCTCAGGGTTACTTCTTTGGTCGGCCAGCGCCGATTGAACACTGGCTCGCCAGTCAATCCGCGTCTGACGAAACCGTTTTCCGCCGTTGA
- a CDS encoding DUF459 domain-containing protein, translating into MLNLRSIFGVVVGMGLLNMTGFAADFPEVGDNERIVFLGDSITQAGAGPNGYVTLVRKAIQKHRPNANIEVIGAGISGNRVPDLQARLKRDVLDRKPTLVVIYIGINDVWHSIRNRGTSQEDFRAGLEDIISQIQDAGAKVILSSPSVIGERVKGENPLKLDKMLDEYRKIGQEVAKKNDVAYLDLRGEFQEKLKEINAEDAEKNVLTTDGVHLNAAGNEFVANVMLNALGVNSDSKSGKLLRHFVLFQFKDESSEEEIQEVVDAFAALPKKIKTIKDFEMGTNISPENKAAGFTHGFLVTFESESDRDGYLPHPAHQDFVKVLRPHLKEVLVFDYWAEK; encoded by the coding sequence ATGCTGAATCTGAGGAGTATTTTCGGTGTTGTTGTGGGAATGGGACTGCTAAACATGACGGGATTCGCCGCTGATTTTCCGGAAGTTGGGGACAACGAGCGAATCGTGTTCCTGGGGGATTCGATCACCCAAGCGGGGGCCGGGCCGAACGGATATGTCACGCTGGTTCGCAAAGCGATTCAAAAACACCGTCCGAACGCAAATATCGAAGTGATCGGTGCTGGGATTAGTGGAAATCGTGTCCCTGATTTGCAAGCCCGCCTCAAACGAGACGTTCTCGATCGAAAACCGACGTTGGTCGTGATCTACATCGGTATCAACGATGTCTGGCATTCGATTCGCAATCGTGGCACGAGCCAGGAAGACTTTCGTGCCGGTCTTGAAGACATCATCTCACAGATTCAGGATGCCGGTGCGAAAGTGATCCTGAGTTCTCCCAGCGTCATCGGCGAGCGTGTGAAGGGCGAAAACCCACTCAAGCTAGACAAAATGCTGGACGAGTATCGAAAAATCGGCCAGGAAGTCGCCAAGAAAAATGACGTCGCGTATCTGGATCTGCGAGGCGAATTCCAAGAGAAACTCAAGGAAATCAACGCTGAGGATGCCGAAAAGAATGTTCTCACAACCGATGGCGTACACCTCAACGCTGCTGGCAACGAATTCGTCGCCAATGTGATGCTAAACGCGTTGGGAGTGAATTCGGATTCCAAGTCTGGCAAACTGCTTCGTCATTTCGTGCTGTTCCAATTCAAGGACGAATCCAGCGAAGAAGAGATTCAAGAAGTTGTTGACGCATTCGCCGCCCTGCCGAAGAAGATCAAGACAATCAAAGATTTCGAGATGGGGACGAACATCAGCCCTGAAAACAAGGCTGCGGGCTTCACCCATGGTTTCCTGGTGACTTTCGAGAGTGAATCCGACCGAGACGGCTATCTGCCCCACCCGGCTCACCAGGATTTCGTGAAAGTTCTTCGACCGCACCTCAAAGAAGTGCTCGTTTTCGATTATTGGGCGGAAAAATAG
- a CDS encoding ABC transporter ATP-binding protein, translated as MLAIDVRNLTKTYTVYQKREGLIASVASLFRREFKKVHAVEDVSFQIERGEMLAFLGPNGAGKTTTLKLLAGLIHPTSGTAKVLDHVPWHRENAYRRRFSLVMGQKNQLWWDLPAQESFRLHQEIYRIPADDFRRRVDELTSLLEVKRLIGQPVRELSLGERMRMELIAALLHSPDVLLLDEPTIGLDVVSQRRVQEFLRKYQTERKLTVVLTSHYMKDVEALCERALIINHGEIKHDGPIAEIVDRFSQHKIVDVQFGGSDWPTNLERYGTVVNATRPRAKIAVPRQKIPQILSELLENFRVEDVGVQDRPLEEVIAEVFESESNSSREADPAITEA; from the coding sequence ATGTTGGCCATCGACGTACGGAACCTGACGAAAACCTACACCGTTTATCAGAAACGCGAGGGACTCATCGCGTCCGTCGCGAGCTTGTTCCGTCGTGAATTCAAGAAGGTGCATGCGGTTGAGGACGTCAGTTTTCAGATTGAACGCGGGGAGATGCTCGCGTTCCTCGGCCCAAACGGTGCGGGCAAAACGACAACGCTGAAACTCCTCGCCGGGCTGATTCACCCGACTTCGGGAACCGCGAAAGTTCTTGATCATGTGCCGTGGCATCGGGAAAACGCTTACCGCCGTCGATTTTCTCTTGTGATGGGGCAGAAAAATCAACTTTGGTGGGACTTGCCCGCTCAAGAGTCGTTTCGATTGCACCAAGAAATTTATCGAATACCGGCGGACGATTTCCGTCGCCGTGTGGACGAGCTAACGAGTCTTCTAGAAGTCAAACGGTTGATCGGCCAACCGGTGCGGGAATTGTCGCTCGGCGAACGCATGCGAATGGAACTGATCGCCGCCCTGCTTCACTCGCCCGACGTGTTACTCCTCGATGAACCAACTATCGGGCTTGATGTCGTCTCGCAACGACGTGTGCAGGAGTTCCTGCGAAAGTACCAAACAGAACGAAAGCTGACCGTTGTTCTGACGAGTCACTACATGAAGGATGTGGAAGCGCTCTGCGAACGTGCGTTGATCATCAATCATGGGGAAATCAAACACGACGGCCCGATCGCGGAAATTGTCGATCGTTTTAGTCAACACAAGATCGTCGATGTGCAGTTCGGCGGCAGTGATTGGCCGACCAACTTGGAACGCTATGGAACCGTCGTGAACGCGACACGTCCCCGAGCAAAAATTGCCGTTCCGCGTCAGAAGATTCCTCAGATCCTATCCGAACTGTTGGAGAACTTCCGCGTCGAAGACGTTGGTGTGCAAGACCGGCCACTTGAGGAAGTCATCGCCGAGGTTTTTGAGAGTGAATCCAATTCCTCGCGTGAGGCCGATCCGGCAATCACCGAGGCTTGA
- a CDS encoding carbon-nitrogen hydrolase family protein, which yields MKIAGVQTDVLFGDVSGNLDRVDSKTREARRNGAELVIFPECSLTGYCYESLEEAEEIAQTVPGPATETLASLCRELGCSVIVGLIERAPQGVWNTAVLIGPDGQIVSYRKTHLPFIGVDKVANYGDELVKIGTVGDFRVGLNICYDATLPEPPRCLALAGADLIALPTNWPQGAECLPAHVANIRAMENGVYFAAVNRVGVERGCPFIGGSRICNPYGKTLASADETEETILYADIDLDLARRKTASREPGVISLHRKADRRPELYDALTLPHGMTPPGRTANN from the coding sequence ATGAAAATCGCGGGTGTTCAGACCGATGTATTGTTCGGCGATGTCTCCGGTAATTTGGATCGGGTGGACTCAAAAACACGTGAAGCTCGCCGAAACGGAGCGGAGCTGGTCATCTTTCCTGAGTGTTCACTCACCGGATACTGCTACGAATCGCTCGAAGAAGCCGAGGAAATTGCCCAGACGGTACCTGGTCCGGCGACGGAAACCCTGGCATCGCTGTGTCGGGAGTTGGGGTGCTCAGTGATTGTCGGTTTGATTGAGCGGGCCCCACAAGGCGTGTGGAATACGGCCGTGTTGATCGGCCCGGATGGCCAGATCGTTTCGTATCGAAAAACGCATCTTCCGTTCATCGGTGTGGACAAAGTCGCGAATTATGGCGACGAATTGGTCAAGATTGGGACGGTTGGTGATTTTCGCGTCGGTTTGAATATCTGTTACGACGCCACACTCCCAGAACCTCCACGTTGCTTGGCGTTGGCGGGAGCCGACCTGATCGCCTTGCCGACGAATTGGCCGCAGGGGGCGGAATGTTTGCCCGCTCATGTCGCAAATATCCGCGCGATGGAAAACGGTGTGTATTTCGCTGCTGTGAACCGGGTCGGCGTGGAACGCGGATGCCCCTTCATCGGCGGTAGCCGAATTTGCAATCCTTATGGCAAGACATTGGCATCAGCGGACGAAACAGAAGAGACGATCCTGTATGCGGATATCGATTTGGATTTGGCTCGTCGTAAAACCGCTTCACGGGAACCAGGTGTGATTTCACTTCATCGGAAAGCGGATCGCCGTCCGGAACTCTACGACGCTCTCACTCTGCCGCACGGCATGACGCCTCCCGGACGAACCGCGAACAACTAG